In the genome of Vibrio sp. NTOU-M3, one region contains:
- the glgC gene encoding glucose-1-phosphate adenylyltransferase, producing MAGVLGMILAGGEGSRLRPLTESRSKPSVPFGGSYRLIDFALNNFVNADLMRVYVLTQFKSQSLFHHLKKGWNINGITDRFIDPIPAQMRTGKRWYEGTADAIYQNLGFMELAEPDQVCIFGSDHIYKMDIKQMLEFHKQKQASLTVSALRVPLEEASQFGVIEVDEEGKMIGFAEKPESPKAIPGDPAHSLVSMGNYIFEAQALFSELIEDADNPESSHDFGKDIIPKMYPRGDVFVYDFSNNQIPGEKDNVYWRDVGTIDAYWQAHMDLLEKDAPFSLYNRKWPMHTYHPPLPPATFSDSVNGRVQIIDSLVCNGSYIRGSRIEKSVLGFRTNVASACDISESILLGDVKIGEGCVLRRVIIDKDVDIAPGTEIGVNLQQDRKLYHVSEEGIVVIPKGARIGY from the coding sequence ATGGCTGGCGTTTTAGGCATGATTCTGGCTGGTGGAGAGGGCTCTCGTTTACGTCCCCTGACGGAGAGTCGCAGTAAACCCTCGGTTCCCTTTGGTGGAAGCTATCGTTTAATCGATTTTGCACTAAACAATTTTGTTAATGCAGATCTCATGAGAGTTTATGTACTCACCCAATTTAAATCGCAATCTTTATTCCACCACCTTAAGAAAGGGTGGAATATCAATGGTATTACCGACCGTTTTATTGACCCTATTCCAGCTCAAATGCGCACAGGTAAACGATGGTATGAAGGTACCGCGGACGCCATTTATCAAAACCTTGGTTTTATGGAGTTGGCAGAACCTGATCAGGTGTGTATTTTTGGTTCCGATCATATTTATAAGATGGACATCAAACAGATGCTTGAGTTTCATAAGCAAAAACAAGCGTCTCTAACAGTTTCGGCGTTAAGAGTGCCACTCGAAGAAGCGTCTCAATTTGGAGTGATTGAAGTCGATGAAGAGGGGAAAATGATTGGCTTCGCCGAAAAGCCTGAATCACCGAAAGCCATTCCAGGAGATCCTGCACATTCTCTCGTCTCAATGGGGAATTACATCTTTGAAGCACAAGCTTTGTTTAGTGAGTTAATTGAGGATGCGGATAACCCTGAATCTTCCCACGACTTTGGCAAAGATATCATCCCTAAAATGTATCCTCGTGGCGACGTCTTTGTATATGACTTTAGTAACAACCAAATTCCAGGTGAAAAAGATAACGTCTATTGGCGTGATGTAGGCACCATTGACGCCTACTGGCAAGCGCATATGGATTTACTGGAAAAAGACGCGCCATTTTCACTGTATAACCGTAAGTGGCCAATGCACACCTATCACCCACCTCTACCACCGGCTACTTTTTCTGACTCTGTTAATGGTCGGGTACAAATCATTGACAGTTTGGTGTGTAATGGGAGCTATATCCGCGGCTCTCGTATCGAAAAATCAGTGCTAGGCTTTCGAACAAATGTTGCTTCTGCTTGCGATATTAGTGAAAGTATCCTGCTCGGTGATGTAAAAATTGGCGAAGGTTGCGTTTTACGTCGTGTGATTATTGATAAGGATGTGGATATTGCACCTGGTACTGAGATTGGCGTGAACTTGCAGCAAGATCGTAAGCTTTATCATGTATCAGAAGAAGGCATTGTCGTTATCCCTAAAGGAGCAAGAATTGGCTACTGA
- a CDS encoding patatin family protein, whose amino-acid sequence MPNSGIISNAATLVDVTRLSKYTGGKNTLVAQGGGQRGIFTSGVLDAFLLSNFDPFHEFYGTSAGALNVCAFLCRQQGIGRAFIKDLTTDPDFFSLFGYIRRKQFLGLDWALDKICHYPYQLDIDMGQLALGERRAFAAVTDTTTLADHYLPMLNEDWYKVLIATCAIPRLYDKQVELAGNWYVDGGVSASIPVQEAWRKNARCIIVIRTEGEDLETSHKNIAVETKEVEWFEESFQLIHQQFQSKLAEWKSDWNEFFTQQIIRSKEQKKDQLHLESLNGGRWLFGADDIYRLSHLLGDKFDSGLADMLMVHYQTYSLTQEFLENPPDDCFVVQIKPSSPLKSSSLLSEQEDLEHDYQLGLEAGFRFVDVFSQCHHSSFVIKQPIRTVNAN is encoded by the coding sequence ATGCCCAACAGCGGTATCATTTCTAACGCTGCAACATTAGTCGATGTTACTCGACTATCGAAATACACCGGAGGCAAAAATACTTTAGTGGCCCAAGGTGGCGGTCAGCGAGGTATTTTTACATCCGGTGTGTTGGATGCCTTCCTATTATCAAATTTTGATCCTTTTCATGAGTTTTATGGCACATCTGCAGGTGCGTTGAATGTCTGCGCATTCTTGTGCCGACAACAAGGAATAGGGCGTGCGTTCATTAAAGATCTCACTACAGATCCAGATTTCTTCTCTTTATTTGGTTACATACGGCGAAAGCAGTTTCTAGGGCTAGATTGGGCTTTAGATAAGATTTGCCATTATCCATATCAGCTGGATATTGATATGGGTCAGCTCGCCTTAGGAGAAAGAAGAGCTTTCGCTGCCGTTACTGATACAACAACACTTGCTGACCATTACTTACCAATGTTGAATGAAGATTGGTATAAGGTTCTGATCGCAACATGCGCAATCCCAAGGCTCTATGACAAACAAGTAGAACTTGCTGGAAATTGGTACGTGGATGGGGGCGTCTCTGCTTCCATTCCGGTACAAGAAGCGTGGAGAAAAAACGCCCGTTGTATCATTGTGATCCGTACAGAAGGAGAAGATTTAGAAACTTCGCATAAGAACATTGCTGTTGAAACGAAAGAGGTGGAATGGTTTGAAGAGTCTTTCCAGCTTATTCACCAACAGTTTCAATCGAAATTGGCAGAATGGAAATCTGATTGGAATGAGTTTTTTACCCAACAAATTATTCGTTCTAAAGAACAAAAGAAAGATCAGCTACATCTAGAGTCTTTAAATGGCGGCCGGTGGCTATTCGGAGCGGATGATATATACAGACTAAGTCATTTGCTAGGAGATAAGTTCGACTCAGGACTTGCGGACATGCTGATGGTCCATTATCAAACATATTCTCTTACACAGGAATTTCTTGAAAACCCACCTGATGATTGCTTTGTCGTGCAAATCAAACCCTCATCTCCACTTAAATCATCATCGCTATTGAGTGAGCAAGAAGATCTCGAGCATGATTATCAATTAGGACTAGAAGCCGGTTTTCGTTTTGTGGATGTGTTTAGCCAATGTCATCATTCCTCGTTTGTTATCAAGCAACCGATACGTACAGTAAACGCAAATTAG
- the holB gene encoding DNA polymerase III subunit delta', translating into MSTLAPWLEEVWRQWQTNLAASRFSNATLLSAEKGMGTEPLVSRFAQALMCSNDEQDACGFCHSCQLMQSNSHPDYHYIAPEKSGKSITVDQVRQYNRVAQESSQLSGFRLFVIEPAEAMNESAANALLKTLESPAENCFFLLITTQVNELLSTIKSRCQQWHIANPEPQLLTAWLTSHVSKPIPEYAAHIHGNSPLSTREFVEKGLDAEYKKIEQLFLSFLSGTEDGVNLAKLLASHEDSLLWLWFLLSDAQKRSFSITEPFFTPGSETLASLLSYDTLYKHTTSLGRLREQLAHHTGLNKELLILNWLFEFNGEVCL; encoded by the coding sequence ATGAGCACGCTAGCGCCTTGGTTAGAAGAGGTTTGGCGGCAATGGCAAACTAACCTCGCAGCGTCCCGCTTTTCGAATGCAACACTACTGAGTGCAGAAAAAGGTATGGGCACAGAGCCTTTGGTTAGTCGTTTTGCTCAAGCATTGATGTGTTCGAATGATGAGCAAGACGCGTGTGGGTTTTGCCATAGTTGCCAGTTAATGCAATCAAATAGTCACCCTGACTATCATTATATTGCACCTGAAAAGTCAGGTAAGTCGATTACGGTTGATCAAGTTCGTCAATATAACAGGGTCGCACAAGAATCCTCTCAATTATCAGGCTTCCGTTTGTTTGTTATTGAGCCTGCAGAAGCGATGAATGAATCGGCGGCTAATGCGTTGTTAAAAACCTTAGAGTCTCCAGCAGAAAACTGCTTTTTCTTGCTGATCACAACGCAAGTCAACGAACTACTTTCCACCATAAAAAGTCGTTGTCAGCAGTGGCATATTGCTAACCCAGAGCCACAACTCCTTACGGCATGGTTAACTAGTCATGTTTCTAAGCCGATCCCAGAATATGCGGCACATATTCATGGTAATTCGCCTTTGAGTACGCGTGAATTTGTGGAAAAAGGCTTAGATGCTGAATATAAAAAAATCGAACAACTTTTTTTATCTTTTCTTTCTGGTACTGAAGACGGGGTTAATCTTGCGAAGCTACTAGCTAGTCATGAAGACAGCTTATTGTGGTTATGGTTCTTGCTTTCAGATGCACAGAAGAGAAGTTTCAGTATTACGGAACCCTTTTTTACTCCCGGTAGTGAAACGTTAGCAAGTTTATTGAGCTACGATACGTTATATAAACACACAACAAGCTTAGGTCGATTGCGTGAGCAACTCGCTCATCATACTGGCTTGAATAAAGAGCTGCTGATATTAAACTGGCTATTCGAATTTAATGGGGAAGTATGTTTGTAG
- a CDS encoding TatD family hydrolase yields the protein MFVDSHCHLDKLDYQNLHSGIEDVVSKAKAANVNQLLSVGVTLDSFPNMMEMISPFEEIYASCGVHPLDVESDFALDRLHEYARHPKVVAIGETGLDYHYQPETAELQKLRFSQQVELAVDLNKPLIIHTRDARKDTLDILTKGQADQCGGVIHCFTEDLPFAKAAMELGFYISISGIVTFRQATELKEVVKELPLERLLIETDSPYLAPVPHRGKQNQPAYVVEVAAYIAQLKGLALYEVAHKTTENFKDLFLRNKT from the coding sequence ATGTTTGTAGATTCGCACTGTCATCTGGATAAACTAGATTACCAAAATCTTCATTCGGGGATAGAAGATGTTGTATCAAAAGCAAAGGCAGCTAACGTAAATCAACTGTTGTCTGTTGGGGTAACGTTAGACTCTTTTCCTAATATGATGGAAATGATCAGCCCTTTTGAGGAAATATATGCGTCTTGTGGTGTTCATCCACTAGATGTCGAAAGTGATTTTGCGCTTGACCGGCTACATGAGTATGCGCGTCATCCTAAAGTGGTGGCGATTGGGGAAACCGGCCTTGACTATCATTATCAGCCTGAAACGGCAGAGCTACAGAAGCTACGGTTTTCACAACAAGTTGAGCTTGCTGTGGACTTGAATAAGCCACTGATAATCCACACAAGGGATGCACGTAAGGACACGTTAGATATCTTAACGAAGGGGCAGGCTGATCAATGTGGTGGCGTTATCCACTGCTTTACTGAAGACCTGCCTTTTGCCAAAGCAGCGATGGAACTCGGCTTTTATATCTCAATCTCTGGCATTGTGACATTTAGACAAGCGACAGAGCTAAAAGAAGTGGTTAAAGAGCTTCCTTTAGAGCGGCTGCTTATTGAAACTGACTCTCCTTACCTCGCTCCCGTACCGCATCGTGGTAAACAAAATCAGCCCGCCTATGTGGTTGAGGTCGCGGCATACATTGCACAATTAAAAGGGTTAGCCCTCTATGAGGTTGCGCATAAAACAACCGAAAACTTCAAAGATCTTTTTTTGAGAAATAAAACATAG
- a CDS encoding sodium-dependent transporter, translating to MKREQWGSRAGFILAAVGSAIGLGNIWRFPYMAYENGGGAFFIPYLFAMLTAGIPFMILEFSMGQKYRGSAPATLGRIHSKFEWLGWFQVGVAAVIAVYYVAVIGWAISYFGMSFTQSWGTDTNAFFFSEYLGLGDNSPTNLGSIQWKIAAAMLIAWAITYVAIHTGVKAGIERASKIMMPILFVMVLLLIGRMVFLPGALDGVNYMFEPDFSKIWDVKVWAAAYGQIFFTLSIGFAIMLAYSSYLPEKSDITNNAFMTVLINCGFSILAGIMIFSVLGYMAQEQGKPLTEVVSAGVGLAFVTLPAAINLLPAPFILGPLFFFALVVAGLSSHISIMEAVTSALMDKLNWSRKKAANIVVGVGLVVSMAFATNGGLLLLDLVDHFANNVGIMLGGLIEIILMAWLLNKVPEVRNYVNSTSDFSIGVWFDVCLRFITPVMLAVILATKLQTLFTEGYGGYDLTLGWAVIGALFVYAIIINATNRGEARS from the coding sequence ATGAAGCGAGAACAATGGGGATCCCGTGCTGGATTTATTTTAGCAGCTGTAGGGTCAGCAATCGGCTTAGGAAACATTTGGCGTTTCCCTTATATGGCCTACGAGAATGGTGGCGGCGCCTTTTTTATTCCTTACCTTTTTGCCATGCTCACCGCAGGTATTCCTTTTATGATCCTCGAATTCAGTATGGGTCAAAAATATCGAGGGAGCGCACCTGCAACTCTTGGTCGAATCCATTCTAAATTTGAGTGGCTAGGCTGGTTCCAGGTTGGTGTAGCCGCAGTGATTGCCGTTTACTATGTTGCGGTTATCGGCTGGGCCATTTCATACTTTGGGATGTCATTTACCCAAAGTTGGGGAACCGACACAAACGCATTTTTCTTTAGCGAATACCTTGGTTTAGGTGATAACTCACCAACCAATCTAGGCAGTATTCAGTGGAAGATCGCAGCTGCAATGCTCATAGCTTGGGCGATTACATATGTCGCTATCCATACGGGTGTTAAGGCTGGTATTGAGCGCGCATCAAAAATCATGATGCCGATCTTATTTGTTATGGTTCTATTACTAATTGGACGCATGGTATTCCTACCAGGTGCTCTTGATGGTGTGAACTATATGTTTGAGCCAGACTTTAGCAAGATATGGGATGTGAAAGTATGGGCCGCAGCCTATGGTCAGATTTTCTTCACGTTAAGTATTGGTTTCGCAATCATGCTTGCCTACTCGAGCTACTTGCCTGAGAAGTCAGATATTACCAACAATGCTTTCATGACCGTACTTATCAACTGTGGCTTCTCTATCCTTGCTGGTATTATGATCTTCTCAGTTCTTGGCTACATGGCACAAGAGCAAGGTAAACCGTTGACTGAAGTGGTTTCTGCTGGCGTTGGTTTAGCATTTGTAACCCTACCAGCCGCAATTAACTTGCTCCCTGCACCATTTATCCTTGGCCCACTGTTCTTCTTTGCACTTGTTGTTGCTGGCCTAAGTTCGCATATCTCTATTATGGAAGCGGTGACTTCAGCTCTAATGGATAAACTGAACTGGAGCCGTAAGAAAGCAGCAAATATCGTGGTAGGTGTCGGCTTAGTCGTATCAATGGCTTTTGCAACAAACGGTGGCCTACTGCTACTCGATCTTGTTGACCACTTTGCTAATAATGTCGGTATCATGCTAGGTGGCCTAATCGAGATCATTCTAATGGCATGGCTACTCAACAAAGTTCCTGAAGTCCGCAACTATGTAAACAGTACTTCTGATTTCTCTATCGGTGTTTGGTTTGACGTCTGCTTGCGCTTTATCACACCTGTCATGCTTGCGGTGATCCTAGCAACGAAACTACAAACCTTATTCACTGAAGGCTACGGTGGCTACGATCTAACATTGGGTTGGGCTGTCATTGGAGCGCTTTTTGTTTACGCTATCATTATTAACGCGACTAACCGTGGGGAGGCTCGCTCATGA
- the ptsG gene encoding PTS glucose transporter subunit IIBC yields the protein MFKNLFANLQKVGKALMLPVSVLPVAGILLGVGAANFSWLPEVVSHLMEQAGGSVFGQMALLFAVGVALGFTNNDGVSGLSAIVGYGIMTATLSVMADVMGVDKIDTGVLGGILAGGVAAWAFNRFFKIQLPEYLGFFAGKRAVPIITGFVSIALGVVLSFIWPPIGSLIASFSDWAAHQNPVTAFGIYGIIERSLIPFGLHHIWNVPFFYEAGTCVNGSGEEVHGIMTCFLTADDASRAAGNGFGQLAGGYLFKMFGLPAAAFAIAHSAKPENRAKVMGIMASAALTSFLTGITEPIEFSFLFIAPVLYAIHAILAGLAYVLTNSLGIIHGHTFSNGFIDFVVQSPRAENIPLLIGLGVAYAGVYYVVFRAVIKALDLKTPGREDESDDEATATGSELAAELVAAFGGKENITNLDACITRLRVSVADTEIVDQDKLKKLGAAGVVVVSGGVQAIFGTKSDNLKTEMDEWIRHHG from the coding sequence ATGTTTAAGAACCTTTTTGCTAACCTGCAAAAAGTTGGTAAGGCTCTGATGCTTCCAGTATCAGTTCTTCCAGTTGCGGGTATTTTGTTGGGTGTTGGCGCCGCCAACTTTTCTTGGTTGCCAGAAGTTGTTTCACATTTAATGGAGCAAGCGGGTGGTTCCGTTTTCGGTCAAATGGCTTTGCTGTTTGCCGTTGGTGTTGCACTAGGTTTCACGAATAATGATGGTGTATCTGGTCTATCTGCGATTGTCGGTTACGGCATTATGACCGCTACGTTAAGCGTTATGGCTGACGTAATGGGTGTAGATAAGATCGATACAGGTGTACTAGGTGGTATCCTAGCTGGTGGTGTTGCTGCATGGGCATTTAACCGATTCTTCAAAATTCAATTGCCGGAATACCTTGGTTTCTTCGCAGGTAAACGTGCAGTGCCAATTATCACTGGTTTTGTTTCTATCGCACTTGGTGTTGTATTGTCATTCATTTGGCCACCAATTGGATCTTTAATCGCTTCATTCTCAGATTGGGCAGCACACCAAAACCCTGTTACAGCATTTGGTATCTACGGTATCATCGAACGTTCTTTGATTCCTTTTGGTTTGCACCACATTTGGAACGTACCATTTTTCTACGAAGCTGGTACTTGTGTAAATGGTAGTGGCGAGGAAGTTCATGGCATCATGACATGTTTCCTAACTGCTGATGATGCATCACGTGCTGCAGGTAATGGTTTCGGCCAATTAGCGGGTGGTTACCTATTTAAAATGTTCGGTCTTCCTGCTGCTGCTTTTGCTATTGCACATTCAGCTAAACCAGAAAACCGTGCGAAAGTAATGGGTATCATGGCGTCAGCTGCGCTAACTTCTTTCTTGACTGGTATTACTGAACCAATCGAGTTTTCATTCTTATTCATTGCTCCAGTTCTATATGCAATTCATGCGATTCTAGCTGGTTTAGCTTATGTGTTGACAAATTCACTTGGTATTATCCACGGTCATACATTCTCGAACGGATTTATTGATTTTGTTGTTCAGTCTCCTCGAGCAGAAAATATACCTCTGTTAATTGGTCTTGGTGTTGCGTACGCAGGTGTTTACTATGTTGTATTCCGTGCAGTAATCAAAGCGCTTGATCTTAAAACTCCAGGTCGTGAAGACGAGTCAGACGATGAAGCGACTGCAACGGGCTCTGAGCTAGCTGCTGAACTTGTTGCTGCATTTGGTGGTAAAGAGAACATCACTAACTTAGATGCATGTATCACGCGCTTACGCGTATCTGTTGCTGATACTGAAATCGTTGATCAAGACAAGCTGAAAAAGCTTGGTGCAGCAGGTGTTGTTGTTGTTTCTGGTGGTGTTCAGGCTATCTTTGGTACCAAGTCTGATAACCTTAAGACAGAAATGGACGAGTGGATCCGTCACCACGGTTAA
- a CDS encoding YnhF family membrane protein, with amino-acid sequence MEHDLKFALVVTVTVFTVLIAFGLVAITH; translated from the coding sequence ATGGAACATGATCTAAAATTCGCTCTTGTTGTTACCGTCACTGTCTTTACTGTGTTGATTGCATTTGGTCTAGTGGCAATCACGCACTAG
- a CDS encoding MetS family NSS transporter small subunit — MTTGAIIMMVLGLGITWGGAAICIKRAMNKQ; from the coding sequence ATGACAACAGGTGCAATCATTATGATGGTTCTAGGCTTAGGCATTACTTGGGGCGGAGCTGCAATTTGCATCAAACGCGCGATGAATAAGCAGTAG
- a CDS encoding GGDEF domain-containing protein has translation MTLKLQTLFFSVLLSIAISGTLFFTVRTILDGVINELLWKYGEVATHYDIDRTLSPILQEIHLVQELSQHPNIISWTQKHDDEIYRFVAEQTLERYRWRFEAKNFFIAVNADASFHFNSVASVRGQSFFRYFLSKNRPQDNWYFHHKNSESPLALNMAEDSHLGITKLWVYQSIIKDGEFLGIVGTGLDVEPFVETLTQYQNPELTTVFIDQSFKVQLHSKSGVIQSIPTEKHNMTDFFDDPKSYLAVQSLMGKQKRGEEASSIMIEGEDGKSMISIHYIDALGWYEVTFVNLEGIVPAKTIDVLIYVTLALTVVLASLIYMLCLKKFVLPIEAAKRQLQRISPCHEHGPCSELWYLQTNIEQVGKELIQARGSIEQLVSVRTSTLYQMAMLDPTTGLLNQKGMERELSNELARAKREDYCFGLLWLDVEKQGLDSSVEQEDSILHTAAKGIKTAVREYDSACRWHDGEFLVLIRSTEANSLDAIASRLNHYIDECVIAEPSLFEDYTLSIGAIMIEPELTLKQALAKADGALYLAKNKGIGNTHIINDKCLDASATT, from the coding sequence ATGACCTTAAAGCTCCAGACATTATTTTTTTCTGTGCTACTAAGTATCGCAATAAGCGGAACATTGTTTTTCACTGTCAGAACCATACTCGATGGCGTTATTAACGAGCTTTTATGGAAATACGGCGAAGTGGCTACCCATTACGATATCGATCGTACGCTATCCCCTATACTGCAAGAGATTCACTTAGTTCAGGAGCTGTCACAGCATCCAAATATCATTAGCTGGACACAAAAGCATGATGATGAAATCTATCGCTTCGTTGCTGAGCAGACACTGGAGCGATATCGTTGGCGATTTGAAGCAAAAAACTTTTTTATTGCTGTGAACGCCGACGCTTCATTTCATTTCAATAGTGTTGCCTCCGTAAGGGGGCAATCATTTTTTCGTTACTTCCTTTCAAAGAATCGACCACAAGATAATTGGTATTTTCATCATAAGAATAGTGAAAGCCCATTGGCACTCAATATGGCTGAAGATAGTCACCTAGGGATCACTAAATTATGGGTTTATCAATCTATTATCAAAGATGGGGAGTTCTTAGGCATTGTCGGGACGGGGTTAGATGTCGAGCCTTTTGTTGAGACATTAACACAATACCAAAACCCTGAACTTACAACAGTTTTCATTGATCAAAGCTTTAAAGTGCAGCTTCATAGTAAATCTGGCGTAATACAAAGCATTCCTACCGAAAAGCATAATATGACGGACTTCTTCGATGACCCGAAAAGCTACCTTGCGGTGCAGTCGTTAATGGGAAAGCAAAAGAGGGGTGAAGAAGCAAGCTCCATTATGATTGAAGGAGAGGATGGAAAATCCATGATTTCTATCCACTATATTGATGCGCTTGGCTGGTATGAAGTCACGTTTGTAAATCTAGAAGGAATTGTTCCTGCGAAGACAATAGATGTGCTCATATACGTTACGCTGGCATTGACTGTGGTACTTGCGTCGCTGATTTATATGCTTTGCCTTAAAAAGTTTGTGTTACCTATCGAAGCCGCTAAACGGCAGTTACAACGCATAAGCCCATGCCATGAGCATGGCCCTTGCAGTGAGCTTTGGTATTTGCAAACCAACATTGAACAGGTGGGTAAAGAGCTGATACAAGCCAGAGGTTCAATTGAGCAACTGGTGTCGGTTAGAACCTCAACGTTATATCAGATGGCGATGCTTGATCCCACGACTGGACTACTGAACCAGAAAGGGATGGAGCGAGAGTTGTCAAATGAATTGGCCAGAGCAAAAAGAGAAGATTATTGTTTTGGCTTATTGTGGTTGGATGTTGAAAAGCAAGGCCTAGATTCGAGTGTTGAGCAAGAAGACAGCATTCTTCATACGGCGGCGAAAGGTATTAAAACGGCGGTACGAGAATATGATTCCGCCTGTCGTTGGCATGATGGCGAATTTCTGGTTTTAATTCGTTCAACCGAAGCAAATTCGTTAGATGCTATTGCTTCTAGACTAAATCATTATATTGATGAGTGTGTTATTGCCGAGCCTTCATTATTTGAAGATTATACCTTATCCATTGGCGCCATTATGATTGAACCCGAGCTGACATTAAAACAAGCGTTAGCAAAAGCTGACGGAGCACTTTACCTTGCCAAAAATAAGGGAATAGGAAACACACATATCATTAATGACAAATGCCTTGATGCGTCCGCAACTACTTAG
- a CDS encoding outer membrane beta-barrel protein encodes MTSFAFTPVVQADIYLTPWVGYTAGGSVENQDGAEFDIKPSENYALSVETDLDNGRVGMFYSAQSSDVEEVNASSTIHYLLFQSAIYYPLENQFSGYLGLGLGGSYIDADWVDDKYGFSASVYGGFEYAITDNLALNSQLRWLGTAVDNDTSGVCHIPSSEGPCVIRFKTEWMNQVSANIGVTFTF; translated from the coding sequence ATGACGTCTTTTGCTTTTACTCCTGTAGTACAAGCAGACATCTATCTAACGCCATGGGTGGGTTACACCGCAGGTGGTAGTGTTGAAAATCAAGATGGAGCAGAGTTTGATATCAAACCGTCTGAGAACTATGCGCTTTCGGTTGAAACCGACTTAGATAATGGCCGCGTCGGTATGTTTTATTCTGCGCAAAGTAGTGACGTCGAAGAGGTTAATGCGAGCTCGACCATCCACTACTTGTTGTTCCAGAGCGCTATTTATTATCCGCTTGAAAACCAATTTTCTGGATATCTGGGGTTGGGGTTAGGTGGTTCTTATATCGATGCAGATTGGGTTGATGACAAGTACGGCTTCTCTGCCAGTGTATATGGTGGCTTTGAATATGCGATTACTGACAATCTTGCCCTCAACTCACAGCTACGCTGGTTGGGGACCGCAGTTGATAACGATACCAGCGGTGTTTGCCATATCCCATCCTCTGAAGGACCGTGTGTCATTCGATTTAAAACAGAATGGATGAATCAAGTTTCCGCAAACATTGGGGTTACTTTTACCTTCTAA